Proteins found in one Thermaerobacter subterraneus DSM 13965 genomic segment:
- the gabT gene encoding 4-aminobutyrate--2-oxoglutarate transaminase: MAGSIVRRTEIPGPRSQELLALKQRYVANAKSVLAPVFIERAEGALITDVDGNTYIDLAGGFGVMNVGYSQPAVVEAICRQAQRYTHTDFTVVPYEPYVRLAQRLADLVPIPGPVKAAFFNSGAEAVENAVKIAKHYTGRRAVIAFEGAFHGRTWMALTLTHKVKPYKAGLGPFVPEVYRAPYPYPYRGPQGLSPDEVGLWAYRQLERLLEVTVAPEDVAAIVIEPVQGEGGFVVPPANFLQKVRELCTRHGIVLICDEVQTGFGRTGRMFATEHFGIEPDLMTVAKSIAGGMVLSGVVGRAEIMDAARDTAIGGTYVGNPVACAAALAVLDVFEQQNLLARAEEVGRRFRQRFEAMQSRFDQIGEVRGLGAMVAMELVTDRATKEPASEAVGRIIAEALKRGVITARAGLYGNVIRVLAPLVITPEQIDEACDVLEESLAAVFR, translated from the coding sequence CTCCTGGCGCTGAAGCAGCGGTACGTGGCCAACGCCAAGTCGGTGCTGGCCCCGGTGTTCATCGAGCGGGCGGAGGGCGCCCTGATCACCGATGTGGACGGGAACACCTACATCGACCTGGCAGGCGGTTTCGGCGTGATGAACGTGGGCTACTCCCAGCCGGCGGTGGTGGAGGCCATCTGCCGCCAGGCGCAGCGCTACACCCACACCGACTTCACCGTGGTGCCCTACGAGCCCTATGTACGCCTGGCCCAGCGCCTGGCGGACCTGGTACCCATCCCCGGCCCCGTCAAGGCCGCCTTCTTCAACTCGGGCGCCGAGGCCGTGGAGAACGCCGTCAAGATCGCCAAGCACTACACCGGGCGCCGGGCCGTGATCGCCTTTGAAGGCGCCTTTCACGGCCGCACCTGGATGGCCCTCACCCTCACGCACAAGGTCAAGCCCTACAAGGCGGGCCTGGGGCCCTTCGTCCCCGAGGTCTACCGGGCACCCTATCCCTACCCGTACCGCGGACCCCAGGGCCTGTCGCCCGACGAGGTGGGCCTGTGGGCGTACCGGCAGCTGGAGCGGCTGCTGGAGGTGACGGTGGCGCCCGAGGACGTGGCCGCCATCGTCATCGAGCCGGTGCAGGGCGAGGGCGGCTTCGTCGTGCCGCCGGCCAACTTCCTCCAGAAGGTGCGGGAGCTGTGCACGCGGCACGGCATCGTCCTGATCTGCGACGAGGTCCAGACCGGCTTCGGCCGTACCGGCCGGATGTTCGCCACCGAGCACTTCGGCATCGAGCCGGACCTGATGACGGTGGCCAAGTCCATTGCCGGCGGCATGGTGCTTTCGGGGGTCGTCGGCCGGGCGGAGATCATGGACGCCGCCCGCGACACGGCCATCGGCGGGACCTATGTGGGCAATCCTGTGGCCTGCGCGGCCGCCCTGGCGGTGCTTGACGTGTTCGAGCAGCAGAACCTGCTGGCCCGGGCGGAGGAGGTGGGCCGCCGCTTCCGGCAACGGTTCGAGGCGATGCAGAGCCGGTTCGACCAGATCGGGGAGGTGCGGGGTCTGGGTGCCATGGTGGCCATGGAACTGGTCACCGACCGGGCGACCAAAGAACCCGCCAGCGAGGCGGTGGGCCGCATCATCGCCGAGGCCCTCAAGCGGGGCGTGATCACGGCGCGGGCAGGCCTGTACGGGAACGTGATCCGGGTGCTGGCGCCGCTGGTCATCACCCCCGAGCAGATCGACGAGGCGTGCGACGTGCTGGAAGAATCCCTGGCCGCCGTGTTCCGGTGA
- a CDS encoding Lrp/AsnC family transcriptional regulator, whose amino-acid sequence MVVLDKTEREIVKLLQKDGRMSFVDMAEQIGVTEGTIRRKFYRLLEEGIIKIAAVTDPFEVGFNAPAIIGLNVDQSRIREIVEKLTRLPRVHYVAMTTGIYDIIVYAFFSDNREMASFLLEELSQIEGITNTQTSLVLDIYKQDFAIGLPQRQEEGRRRRRRSLPAT is encoded by the coding sequence ATGGTGGTGCTGGACAAGACCGAGCGGGAGATCGTCAAGCTCCTGCAGAAGGACGGGCGCATGTCCTTCGTGGACATGGCCGAGCAGATCGGGGTCACCGAGGGGACCATCCGGCGCAAGTTCTACCGGCTGCTGGAAGAGGGCATCATCAAGATCGCCGCGGTGACGGATCCCTTCGAGGTGGGGTTCAACGCGCCGGCCATCATCGGGCTCAACGTGGACCAGAGCCGGATCCGCGAGATCGTGGAGAAGCTCACCCGGCTGCCCCGGGTCCATTACGTGGCCATGACCACGGGCATCTATGACATCATCGTGTACGCCTTCTTCTCGGACAACCGGGAGATGGCGTCCTTCCTGCTGGAGGAACTGTCGCAGATCGAGGGCATCACCAACACCCAGACCTCCCTGGTGCTGGACATCTACAAGCAGGACTTCGCCATCGGCCTGCCCCAGCGCCAGGAGGAAGGGCGCCGGCGCCGCCGTCGCAGCCTGCCGGCCACTTGA
- the cutA gene encoding divalent-cation tolerance protein CutA, producing MTRDVSPQQPAAARVPGTEGPAGEGPGVEPAAGRPQAGGAQAVLVYVTAANAGEARRIGRQAVEQRLAACANVYPHIDSFYWWQGELVEDHEAVVVLKTRRDRVAELIRAVRGWHSYTVPAILVFEVRDGNPDYLRWLEEEAAPGGR from the coding sequence ATGACACGGGATGTCAGCCCCCAGCAGCCCGCGGCCGCGCGGGTGCCCGGAACGGAAGGGCCCGCAGGGGAAGGTCCCGGGGTCGAACCGGCCGCGGGCCGCCCCCAGGCGGGCGGGGCCCAGGCCGTGCTGGTCTACGTGACCGCCGCCAACGCCGGCGAGGCCCGGCGAATCGGGCGGCAGGCGGTGGAACAGCGCCTCGCCGCCTGTGCCAACGTCTACCCGCACATCGACTCCTTCTACTGGTGGCAGGGGGAGCTGGTGGAAGACCACGAAGCGGTGGTCGTCCTGAAGACCCGGCGCGACCGCGTGGCCGAGCTGATCCGGGCCGTGCGCGGCTGGCACAGCTATACGGTGCCTGCCATCCTGGTCTTCGAGGTGCGGGACGGGAACCCCGACTATCTGCGCTGGCTGGAGGAAGAGGCGGCCCCGGGCGGGCGCTGA
- a CDS encoding N-acyl-D-amino-acid deacylase family protein, whose translation MQGRRLLAVALTATVALSLLGGTAYWVRTAAGQGTGRDPQGLPGPHGGVPGGTPAGAAGPAPASGDPAAAPGQSPAAATGAPPTAGSGHPPAAGPGVPPSGGTGPSSGGDRPGDARDSGAGPASAGPVFDLLIRGGLVVDGSGRPAYRADVGVRGDRIAALGRLDGARARRVVDADGLVVAPGFINAHSHTYEYVTSVPGGDADLLQGMTTVIGGVDGRSPIPLGPFLRRLERQGVGTNHALFAGHGSIRAAVMGTVRREPTGAELRAMTRLLEQAMADGALGLSTGLEYVPGRYATTAEIVALARVIAPYGGIYSTHMRSEGDAVAQALAEALAIGREAGVAVDISHFKVVYRRNWEVQPQLIEQILAARAEGLAVVADVYPYRSPDYASALPLAQAWNRYPPGDLVIRHSRLPEVEGMTLAELAAARGTSPAAAARWLLDRDPGAVATALVVGEDNLRQLLRQSFTIISSDGGARSPSAARRDPRLHPRVYGAYPRVLARYVRETGVLGLEEAIHKMTGQPAAFFGLRNRGLIRVGMYADLVVFDPATVADRATWQEPAVPPEGIDLVVVNGRIAVEDGRRVPGVLAGRVLRGGRDALMAPAAGAGRD comes from the coding sequence TTGCAAGGGCGGCGCCTGCTGGCCGTCGCCCTGACGGCCACCGTGGCCCTGTCCCTGCTGGGCGGTACCGCCTACTGGGTCCGGACAGCGGCAGGACAGGGCACGGGGAGGGACCCGCAGGGCCTGCCCGGGCCCCACGGGGGGGTACCGGGTGGTACGCCAGCCGGCGCCGCGGGCCCGGCCCCGGCGTCGGGCGACCCTGCGGCTGCCCCTGGGCAGAGCCCGGCGGCGGCCACCGGCGCACCCCCTACCGCCGGAAGCGGCCATCCTCCGGCCGCCGGCCCCGGTGTGCCACCGTCCGGGGGCACCGGTCCCTCCTCGGGAGGCGACCGCCCCGGCGACGCCCGGGATAGCGGCGCTGGGCCGGCCTCCGCGGGCCCCGTCTTCGACCTGTTGATCCGCGGCGGCCTGGTGGTCGACGGCAGCGGCCGGCCGGCTTACAGGGCCGACGTGGGCGTGCGGGGTGATCGGATCGCCGCCCTCGGCCGGCTGGACGGTGCCCGCGCCCGCCGCGTCGTCGACGCCGACGGCCTCGTGGTGGCGCCAGGCTTCATCAACGCCCACTCCCACACCTACGAGTACGTGACGTCGGTGCCGGGCGGCGATGCGGACCTGCTTCAGGGCATGACCACGGTGATCGGCGGCGTGGACGGCCGCTCGCCCATTCCCCTGGGCCCGTTCCTCCGGCGCCTGGAACGGCAGGGCGTGGGCACCAACCATGCTCTCTTTGCCGGTCACGGCAGCATCCGGGCCGCGGTGATGGGCACGGTCCGGCGGGAGCCCACGGGCGCCGAGCTGCGGGCCATGACCCGGCTGCTGGAGCAGGCCATGGCGGACGGGGCCCTGGGCCTGTCGACGGGCCTGGAGTACGTGCCCGGGCGGTACGCCACCACCGCCGAGATCGTGGCCCTGGCCCGGGTCATCGCACCGTACGGCGGCATCTACTCGACCCACATGCGCAGCGAGGGCGATGCCGTCGCCCAGGCGCTGGCCGAGGCTCTGGCGATAGGGCGGGAGGCCGGCGTGGCGGTGGACATCTCCCACTTCAAGGTGGTCTACCGGCGGAACTGGGAGGTGCAGCCGCAGCTGATCGAGCAGATCCTGGCGGCCCGGGCGGAGGGCCTGGCCGTGGTGGCCGACGTCTACCCCTACCGGTCGCCGGACTACGCCAGCGCCCTGCCCCTGGCCCAGGCCTGGAACCGCTACCCCCCAGGGGATCTGGTCATCCGGCATAGCCGCCTGCCGGAGGTGGAGGGGATGACTCTGGCCGAGCTGGCCGCAGCCCGGGGAACCTCCCCCGCCGCCGCGGCGCGGTGGCTTCTCGACCGCGACCCGGGCGCCGTGGCCACGGCCCTGGTCGTAGGCGAGGACAACCTGCGCCAGCTGCTGCGACAGTCCTTCACCATCATTTCCAGCGACGGCGGGGCCCGCTCCCCGTCCGCCGCCCGCAGGGACCCCCGGCTCCACCCGCGGGTGTACGGCGCCTACCCGCGGGTGCTGGCCCGTTACGTTCGGGAGACCGGGGTGCTGGGGCTGGAAGAGGCGATCCACAAGATGACGGGCCAGCCCGCCGCCTTCTTCGGCCTGCGGAACCGGGGCCTGATCCGGGTGGGCATGTACGCGGACCTGGTGGTCTTCGACCCGGCCACCGTGGCGGACCGGGCCACGTGGCAGGAGCCGGCGGTGCCGCCGGAGGGCATCGACCTGGTGGTGGTCAACGGCCGGATCGCGGTGGAAGATGGCCGCCGGGTTCCCGGCGTCCTGGCGGGCCGGGTGCTGCGCGGCGGGCGGGATGCCCTGATGGCCCCGGCGGCTGGCGCTGGCCGGGACTGA
- a CDS encoding CtsR family transcriptional regulator yields the protein MASLCSLIEQYLKRELERAGGVLELQRSELAARFACAPSQINYVLETRFTPAAGYAIESRRGGRGFIRIVRLPLAERGNLLDVLDRWVGDMIDQDGAEALIARLEEEGIAGRREAALMRAAVDRNTLAVDLPWRDMVRARLLKAMVLELLKGGEPTREDGGGGDALRRVRAAQGHGAPDPDHQR from the coding sequence ATGGCATCGCTGTGTTCCCTGATTGAGCAATATCTCAAGCGGGAGCTGGAGCGGGCGGGCGGGGTGCTCGAACTCCAGCGCAGCGAGCTGGCGGCCCGCTTCGCCTGCGCACCCTCCCAGATCAACTACGTGCTGGAGACGCGCTTCACGCCGGCGGCCGGCTACGCCATCGAGAGCCGGCGCGGCGGCCGCGGGTTCATCCGCATCGTGCGGCTGCCGCTGGCGGAGCGGGGCAACCTGCTGGACGTGCTGGACCGCTGGGTGGGCGACATGATCGACCAGGACGGGGCCGAGGCGCTGATCGCGCGGCTGGAGGAAGAGGGCATCGCCGGCCGCCGCGAGGCGGCGCTGATGCGGGCGGCGGTGGACCGCAACACCCTGGCCGTCGACCTGCCCTGGCGGGACATGGTCCGGGCCCGCCTGCTCAAGGCCATGGTGCTGGAGCTGCTCAAGGGCGGGGAGCCTACCCGGGAGGACGGAGGCGGTGGCGATGCTCTGCGACGAGTGCGGGCAGCGCAAGGCCACGGTGCACCTGACCCAGATCATCAACGGTAA
- a CDS encoding UvrB/UvrC motif-containing protein: MLCDECGQRKATVHLTQIINGKKTERHLCAHCAQRHEHEFFFEPQFSIHNLLAGLLEGWQPPAGTVQDLRCSRCGLRYREFARTGLLGCSHCYEDFRQQLEPVLRRIQGQVRHGGKVPSRAGSRVQLGRQLEQLRARLREAVAREEYEEAARLRDQIRQLEQRVRAGEGWAGTAGPGAPPGGPGSAPPGTAPGR; the protein is encoded by the coding sequence ATGCTCTGCGACGAGTGCGGGCAGCGCAAGGCCACGGTGCACCTGACCCAGATCATCAACGGTAAGAAGACCGAGCGGCACCTGTGCGCCCACTGCGCCCAGCGGCACGAGCACGAGTTCTTCTTCGAGCCCCAGTTTTCCATCCACAACCTGCTGGCTGGTCTGCTGGAAGGATGGCAGCCGCCGGCGGGCACGGTGCAGGATCTGCGCTGCTCCCGTTGCGGTCTCCGCTACCGGGAGTTCGCCCGGACGGGGCTCCTGGGGTGCAGCCACTGCTATGAGGATTTCCGCCAGCAGCTGGAGCCCGTGCTGCGGCGGATCCAGGGGCAGGTTCGTCACGGGGGGAAGGTGCCGTCCCGGGCCGGCAGCCGGGTCCAGCTGGGCCGGCAGCTGGAGCAGTTGCGGGCCCGGCTGCGGGAGGCCGTGGCGCGGGAGGAATACGAGGAAGCCGCCCGCCTGCGCGACCAGATCCGCCAGCTGGAGCAGCGGGTGCGGGCGGGCGAGGGCTGGGCGGGTACCGCCGGGCCCGGGGCGCCGCCGGGTGGTCCCGGCAGTGCGCCGCCGGGCACCGCACCCGGCCGTTAG
- a CDS encoding protein arginine kinase, giving the protein MTANPGVQRVRWMEGGGPAADLVLSSRIRLARNLEDYPFPTLLGPEQGQEIIRLMEGVTEHLSAAGLGRFTLLRMADLSPLDRRVLVEQHLISPQHARNAATGAVILNDDRSISIMVNEEDHLRIQCLLGGLQLHEAWAVATRVDDVIEAHVRYAFDDERGYLTTCPTNLGTGIRASVMVHLPGLVLARQAGRLLSQLGKVGMVVRGLYGEGTEALGNVFQVSNQITLGPSEEELIDNLIGFTRQLLDQERSARERLYRENEDGVKDRVMRAYGLLTNAWTISSEEAIRLLSDLRLGIDLNVLSHVRPEVFNELIVLTRPACLQKLAGKELDARERDLLRARLIRERIAAALRKTTQ; this is encoded by the coding sequence ATGACGGCAAACCCGGGTGTCCAGCGGGTGCGGTGGATGGAGGGGGGCGGGCCCGCTGCGGATCTGGTCCTCTCCAGCCGGATCCGCCTGGCCCGCAACCTGGAGGATTACCCGTTCCCCACCCTGCTGGGCCCTGAGCAAGGCCAGGAGATCATCCGGCTGATGGAGGGGGTGACCGAGCACCTGTCGGCAGCGGGCCTGGGCCGGTTCACCCTGCTGCGCATGGCCGACCTCAGCCCCCTGGACCGGCGGGTGCTGGTGGAACAGCACCTCATCAGCCCGCAGCATGCCCGCAACGCGGCCACGGGTGCCGTGATCCTCAACGACGACCGCTCCATCAGCATCATGGTCAACGAGGAGGACCACCTGCGCATCCAGTGCCTGCTGGGCGGGCTGCAGCTGCACGAGGCGTGGGCCGTGGCGACCCGGGTGGATGACGTGATCGAGGCCCACGTGCGCTACGCCTTTGACGACGAGCGCGGCTACCTGACCACCTGCCCGACGAACCTGGGGACGGGCATCCGGGCGTCGGTGATGGTCCACCTGCCGGGGCTGGTGCTGGCCCGCCAGGCGGGCCGCCTGCTCAGCCAGCTGGGCAAGGTGGGCATGGTGGTGCGGGGCCTGTACGGCGAGGGCACCGAGGCCCTGGGCAACGTCTTCCAGGTGTCCAACCAGATCACCCTGGGGCCGTCGGAGGAGGAGCTGATCGACAACCTGATCGGGTTCACCCGCCAGCTGCTGGATCAGGAGCGCAGCGCCCGGGAGCGGCTCTACCGGGAGAACGAGGACGGGGTCAAGGACCGGGTGATGCGGGCCTACGGCCTTTTGACCAACGCCTGGACCATTTCGTCGGAAGAGGCGATCCGGCTGCTCTCGGACCTGCGCCTGGGGATCGACCTGAACGTTCTCTCCCACGTGCGGCCGGAGGTGTTCAACGAGCTGATCGTGCTGACGCGGCCGGCCTGCCTGCAGAAGCTGGCGGGCAAGGAACTGGATGCCCGGGAGCGGGATCTGCTCCGGGCGCGGCTGATCCGGGAGAGGATCGCCGCAGCGCTACGGAAAACTACCCAGTGA
- a CDS encoding ATP-dependent Clp protease ATP-binding subunit yields MFGRYSERAQRVILLAQEEARRLNYNYVGTEHLLLGLIREGTGIAAKALQSLGINLEQVRAEVEKIIGRGNGPIQGEIGYTPRAKKVVMELAPEEARLLGHNYVGTEHILLGLIREGEGVAAKVLENMGADLDRVRQTVIKLLGGTAAPAPAARQRRQKSTTPVLDNFGRDLTQMAEEGKLDPVIGRDKEIERVIQILSRRTKNNPVLIGEPGVGKTAIVEGLAQRIAEGKVPEILKDRRVVALDLGALVAGSKYRGEFEERLKKVMDEIRRAGNIILFIDEMHTIIGAGAAEGAIDAASILKPALARGELQTIGATTLDEYRKHVEKDAALERRFQPIMVEEPSVEDAIQILRGLRDRYEAHHRVEITDDAIVAAVKLADRYISDRFLPDKAIDLIDEAASRARLQAFVAPPELKEIEQRLEEIRKEKEAAVQSQEFEKAANLRDQEQKLVEELERKKSEWQQQQLNEKIVVTADDIAQIVSNWTGIPVRRLEQAESERLLKLEEILHERIVGQDDAVRAVARAIRRARAGLKDPRRPIGSFIFLGPTGVGKTELAKALAEALFGDEDAMIVLDMSEYMERHTVSRLVGSPPGYVGYEEGGQLTEQVRRRPYSVVVFDEIEKAHPEVFNVLLQILEEGRLTEAKGRTVDFRNTVIIMTSNVGADLIRRQGRVGFQAAEQEAPDYEDMKRKIMDEVKRTFRPEFLNRIDELIVFHALTEEHLMKIVDLMLKRVAERLKEHGLALEVTEAAKRKLVKEGSDVVYGARPLRRTITRLVEDPLSEEMLAGRFKEGDTVLVDVDAEGKIVFRQGEKVAAGAAAPAGGGPAGADEPAAQ; encoded by the coding sequence ATGTTTGGCCGGTATTCGGAGCGGGCCCAGCGGGTGATCCTGCTGGCCCAGGAAGAGGCGCGCCGGTTGAACTACAACTACGTCGGCACGGAGCACCTGCTGCTCGGCCTGATCCGGGAGGGCACGGGCATCGCCGCCAAGGCGCTGCAGAGCCTGGGTATCAACCTGGAGCAGGTCCGGGCCGAGGTGGAGAAGATCATCGGCCGCGGCAACGGCCCCATCCAGGGGGAGATCGGCTACACGCCGCGAGCCAAGAAGGTGGTCATGGAACTGGCCCCGGAGGAGGCCCGGCTGCTGGGCCACAACTACGTGGGCACCGAGCACATCCTGCTGGGGCTCATCCGTGAGGGGGAGGGCGTGGCGGCCAAGGTCCTGGAGAACATGGGCGCCGACCTGGACCGGGTGCGCCAGACGGTGATCAAGCTGCTGGGCGGCACCGCGGCGCCGGCCCCCGCAGCCCGCCAGCGCCGGCAGAAGAGCACCACCCCGGTGCTGGACAACTTCGGCCGGGACCTGACCCAGATGGCCGAGGAGGGCAAGCTGGATCCCGTCATCGGCCGGGACAAGGAGATCGAGCGGGTGATCCAGATCCTCTCCCGGCGGACCAAGAACAATCCGGTGCTGATCGGGGAACCCGGCGTGGGCAAGACGGCCATCGTCGAGGGCCTGGCCCAGCGCATCGCTGAGGGCAAGGTGCCCGAGATCCTCAAGGACCGCCGGGTGGTGGCCCTGGACCTGGGCGCCCTGGTGGCCGGCTCCAAGTACCGGGGCGAGTTCGAAGAGCGGTTGAAGAAGGTCATGGACGAGATCCGCCGGGCCGGCAACATCATCCTGTTCATCGACGAGATGCACACCATCATCGGGGCCGGCGCCGCCGAGGGGGCCATCGACGCGGCCAGCATCCTCAAGCCGGCCCTGGCCCGGGGCGAGCTGCAGACCATCGGCGCCACCACGCTGGATGAATACCGCAAGCACGTGGAGAAGGACGCTGCCCTGGAGCGGCGCTTCCAGCCCATCATGGTGGAGGAACCCAGCGTGGAGGACGCCATCCAGATCCTCCGCGGCCTGCGGGACCGGTACGAGGCGCATCACCGGGTGGAGATCACCGACGACGCCATCGTGGCGGCGGTGAAGCTGGCGGACCGCTACATCTCCGACCGGTTCCTCCCGGACAAGGCCATCGACCTGATCGATGAAGCGGCCTCCCGCGCCCGGCTGCAGGCGTTCGTGGCGCCGCCCGAGCTCAAGGAGATCGAGCAGCGCCTGGAGGAGATCCGCAAGGAGAAGGAGGCGGCCGTGCAGTCCCAGGAGTTCGAGAAGGCCGCCAACCTGCGGGACCAGGAGCAGAAGCTGGTGGAGGAGCTGGAGCGGAAGAAGAGCGAGTGGCAGCAGCAGCAGCTCAACGAGAAGATCGTGGTCACCGCCGACGACATCGCCCAGATCGTCTCCAACTGGACGGGCATCCCGGTGCGCCGGCTGGAGCAGGCGGAGAGCGAGCGGCTGCTCAAGCTGGAGGAGATCCTCCACGAGCGCATCGTCGGCCAGGACGATGCCGTCAGGGCCGTGGCGCGGGCCATCCGCCGGGCCCGGGCCGGCCTCAAGGACCCGCGGCGGCCCATCGGCTCGTTCATCTTCCTGGGGCCCACGGGCGTCGGCAAGACGGAGCTGGCCAAGGCCCTGGCCGAGGCGCTGTTCGGCGACGAGGACGCCATGATCGTCCTCGACATGTCGGAGTACATGGAGCGGCACACCGTATCGCGCCTGGTGGGGTCGCCGCCGGGGTACGTGGGCTACGAGGAAGGCGGGCAGCTGACCGAACAGGTGCGCCGCCGGCCCTACTCGGTGGTGGTGTTCGACGAGATCGAGAAGGCCCACCCCGAGGTCTTCAACGTGCTGCTGCAGATCCTGGAGGAGGGCCGCCTGACGGAGGCCAAGGGCCGCACCGTGGACTTCCGCAACACGGTGATCATCATGACCTCCAACGTGGGTGCCGACCTGATCCGGCGCCAGGGCCGGGTGGGCTTCCAGGCCGCCGAGCAGGAGGCGCCCGATTACGAGGACATGAAGCGCAAGATCATGGACGAGGTCAAGCGGACCTTCCGGCCGGAGTTCCTCAACCGCATCGACGAGCTCATCGTCTTCCACGCGCTGACGGAAGAGCACCTGATGAAGATCGTCGACCTGATGCTCAAGCGCGTGGCCGAGCGGCTCAAGGAACACGGCCTGGCCCTGGAGGTCACCGAGGCGGCCAAGCGCAAGCTGGTCAAGGAAGGGTCCGACGTGGTCTACGGCGCCCGGCCGCTGCGCCGCACCATCACCCGGCTGGTGGAGGACCCGCTGTCCGAGGAGATGCTGGCGGGCCGCTTCAAGGAAGGCGACACCGTGCTGGTCGACGTGGACGCCGAGGGCAAGATCGTCTTCCGCCAGGGCGAGAAGGTGGCGGCGGGCGCGGCGGCTCCGGCCGGCGGCGGCCCGGCCGGCGCGGACGAACCGGCCGCCCAGTAG
- the radA gene encoding DNA repair protein RadA produces the protein MASRTVFTCQACGHASPKWLGRCPDCGAWNTFVEERAAAPARGGGRRGGHALAGVLAAATEPVEPIALHQVDAGRQPRLPTGMAELDRVLGGGFVPGSVVLVGGDPGVGKSTLLLQVSQHLAARGLPVLYVTGEESAAQVRLRAERLGALAPDLAVLPTTDALQAAEAIGRYQPALAVIDSIQTLAHPDVASAPGSVSQVRESVALLMAVTKRLPVVLVLVGHVTRAGTIAGPRVVEHMVDAVLYFESPAHHAYRLLRAIKNRFGATHEIALFEMQDRGLAEVANPSARLLSERPRGAAGSAVVAAVEGTRPLLVEIQALVAPAPYGNPRRVATGLDLGRAALVLAVLDKRAGLHLGGCDVYLKVAGGLRVDEPALDLALAVALASSHRDRPADPEAVVIGELGLAGEVRSVQRVDERLREAQRLGFRRVVLPRGNLTPALAGVVGELELVPVQRVEEAIAATVG, from the coding sequence GTGGCCTCGCGCACCGTCTTCACGTGCCAGGCTTGCGGCCACGCGAGCCCCAAGTGGCTCGGCCGCTGCCCCGATTGCGGCGCCTGGAACACCTTCGTGGAAGAACGGGCCGCGGCGCCCGCCCGAGGTGGCGGGCGCCGCGGCGGTCATGCCCTGGCCGGCGTTCTGGCTGCGGCCACGGAGCCGGTGGAGCCCATCGCCCTGCACCAGGTGGATGCCGGCCGGCAGCCGCGGCTGCCCACGGGCATGGCGGAGCTGGACCGGGTGCTGGGGGGCGGGTTCGTCCCGGGGTCGGTGGTACTGGTGGGCGGCGACCCCGGGGTGGGCAAGTCGACCCTGCTCCTGCAGGTGTCCCAGCACCTGGCTGCCCGCGGCTTACCGGTGCTTTACGTAACGGGAGAGGAGTCGGCCGCCCAGGTACGGCTGCGGGCGGAGCGGTTGGGAGCCCTGGCCCCGGACCTGGCGGTGCTGCCCACCACCGACGCCCTGCAGGCGGCGGAGGCCATCGGCCGCTACCAGCCCGCCCTGGCGGTGATCGACTCCATCCAGACCCTGGCGCACCCCGACGTGGCCTCGGCACCGGGCAGCGTCAGCCAGGTCCGGGAGAGCGTGGCGCTTCTGATGGCGGTGACCAAGCGGCTGCCGGTGGTCCTGGTGCTGGTGGGCCACGTCACGCGGGCGGGGACCATCGCCGGGCCGCGGGTGGTCGAGCACATGGTCGACGCCGTGCTCTACTTCGAATCGCCCGCCCACCACGCCTACCGCCTGCTGCGGGCCATCAAGAACCGCTTCGGGGCGACCCACGAGATCGCCCTGTTCGAGATGCAGGATCGCGGCCTGGCGGAGGTGGCCAACCCGTCGGCGCGGCTGCTTTCCGAGCGGCCCCGGGGGGCGGCGGGCTCGGCGGTGGTGGCCGCCGTGGAGGGGACGCGGCCCCTGCTGGTGGAGATCCAGGCCCTGGTGGCGCCGGCCCCCTACGGCAACCCTCGCCGCGTGGCCACGGGCCTGGATCTGGGCCGGGCCGCCCTGGTGCTGGCGGTGCTCGACAAGCGGGCCGGCCTCCACCTGGGCGGTTGTGACGTGTACCTCAAGGTGGCAGGCGGGCTGCGGGTGGACGAGCCGGCCCTGGATCTGGCCCTGGCGGTCGCCCTGGCCTCCAGCCACCGGGACCGGCCTGCCGATCCCGAGGCCGTGGTCATCGGCGAGCTGGGGCTGGCGGGCGAGGTGCGCTCGGTCCAGCGGGTTGACGAGCGGTTGCGGGAGGCCCAGCGCCTGGGCTTCCGCCGGGTGGTGCTGCCCCGGGGCAACCTGACCCCGGCCCTGGCGGGGGTGGTGGGCGAGCTGGAGCTGGTGCCCGTGCAGCGGGTGGAAGAAGCCATCGCCGCCACCGTGGGCTAG